Proteins from a genomic interval of Mycobacterium conspicuum:
- a CDS encoding sodium-dependent bicarbonate transport family permease, with product MLQEFWHNFTHNLFKPLLLFFYFGFLIPVLKVRFEFPYVIYQGLTMYLLLAIGWHGGEELAQIKSGEVSNIVGFVILGFLFNFVIGLLAYLLLNVLSSMRKVDKATVAGYYGSDSAGTFATCVAVLTTIGMAFNAYMPVMLAVMEVPGCLVALYLVARLRHRGMDDAGYMPDEAGYTPPVKVGIGPGTAARPPQGQSLETERAVEQELELSMEKLDHPDWEDDDTPAIGEAKKMPLFSRELLQEVFLNPGLVLLFGGILIGLISGLQGQKVVADDDKFFVMAFQGVLCLFLLEMGMTASRKLRDLRTAGPGFIVYGLLAPNIFAPLGIIVAHTYASLTHTDFKPGTYVLFAVLCGAASYIAVPAVQRLAIPEASPTLPLAASLGLTFSYNVTVGIPLYIEINRLIGHWF from the coding sequence GTGCTGCAAGAGTTCTGGCACAACTTTACCCACAACCTGTTCAAGCCACTCCTGCTGTTCTTCTACTTTGGGTTCCTGATCCCGGTCCTGAAGGTGCGTTTCGAGTTCCCCTACGTGATCTACCAGGGGCTGACCATGTACCTGCTGCTGGCCATCGGCTGGCATGGCGGCGAGGAGCTCGCCCAGATCAAATCCGGCGAGGTCAGCAACATCGTCGGCTTCGTGATCCTGGGCTTCCTGTTCAATTTCGTGATCGGGCTGTTGGCCTACCTGCTGCTGAATGTCCTGAGTTCGATGCGAAAAGTCGATAAGGCAACCGTCGCCGGCTACTACGGGTCGGACTCCGCGGGGACCTTTGCCACCTGCGTGGCCGTGCTGACCACAATTGGCATGGCGTTCAACGCCTACATGCCCGTCATGTTGGCCGTCATGGAGGTCCCGGGCTGCCTGGTCGCGCTGTACCTGGTGGCGCGCCTGCGGCACCGGGGCATGGACGACGCGGGGTACATGCCCGACGAGGCCGGCTACACGCCGCCGGTCAAGGTCGGGATCGGTCCCGGCACCGCCGCGCGGCCCCCGCAGGGCCAGAGCCTGGAGACCGAGCGTGCCGTCGAGCAGGAACTGGAACTCTCGATGGAAAAGCTCGACCACCCGGACTGGGAGGACGACGACACCCCCGCGATCGGTGAAGCCAAGAAGATGCCCCTCTTCTCGCGTGAGCTCCTGCAGGAAGTGTTCCTCAACCCCGGCCTCGTGCTGCTCTTCGGCGGCATTCTGATCGGCCTCATCAGCGGGCTGCAGGGACAGAAGGTCGTCGCCGACGACGACAAATTCTTCGTCATGGCATTCCAGGGCGTGCTCTGTCTGTTCCTGCTCGAGATGGGTATGACGGCCTCCCGCAAGCTGAGAGACCTGCGGACAGCGGGCCCGGGTTTCATCGTCTACGGTCTGCTGGCGCCGAACATCTTCGCCCCGCTGGGGATCATCGTCGCCCACACCTACGCCTCCCTCACCCACACCGACTTCAAGCCGGGGACTTACGTGCTGTTCGCGGTGCTCTGTGGTGCGGCCTCCTACATCGCCGTTCCGGCGGTCCAGCGGCTGGCGATCCCCGAGGCAAGCCCGACGCTGCCCCTGGCCGCATCGCTCGGTTTGACGTTCTCGTACAACGTGACGGTCGGCATCCCGCTCTACATCGAGATCAATCGACTGATCGGACACTGGTTCTAA
- a CDS encoding sodium-dependent bicarbonate transport family permease, with product MLDEFWQNVTQNLFKPLLLFFYFGFLIPILKVRFEFPYVLYQGLTMYLLVAIGWQGGEELAKVRPEDIDNIAGFTVMGFLLNVVIGGLAYLLLKYMTRVRRVDRATVAGYYASDSAGTFATGVAVLAGAGIAFNAYMPVLLAVMEIPGCLVALYLVVRLRHRGLTESGYMPDEPGYTLLAGVGIGPGTVAHPSHGRSVEDEHARGVVQELELEHPSWKSDQSPARGKAKRMPIFSPALLQEVFLNPGLILLVGGIAIGFISAMQGQNVVHDQNELFIAAFHGALCLFLLEMGMTAARKLKDLRAAGPGFILFGLLAPNLFAFLGILAAYGYANLVPDTHFQPGTYVLFAVLCSSASYITVPAVQRLAIPEASPTLPLAAALGLTFSYSVTIGIPLYVEMNRVVAHWFPMS from the coding sequence ATGCTTGATGAGTTCTGGCAGAACGTCACCCAGAATCTCTTCAAGCCGCTCCTGCTGTTTTTCTACTTCGGTTTCCTGATCCCGATCCTCAAGGTGCGGTTCGAATTCCCATACGTGCTCTACCAAGGCCTCACCATGTACCTGCTGGTCGCGATTGGCTGGCAGGGCGGCGAAGAGCTCGCCAAAGTCAGGCCGGAGGATATCGACAACATCGCCGGCTTCACCGTCATGGGTTTCTTGTTGAACGTCGTGATCGGAGGTTTGGCCTACCTGCTGTTGAAGTACATGACCAGGGTGCGCCGAGTCGACCGGGCGACGGTCGCCGGCTATTACGCGTCGGACTCGGCGGGAACCTTTGCCACCGGCGTGGCTGTCCTGGCGGGTGCCGGCATCGCCTTCAACGCCTACATGCCGGTGTTGTTGGCCGTCATGGAGATTCCGGGCTGCCTGGTCGCGCTGTATCTGGTGGTGCGGTTGCGGCACCGCGGCCTCACCGAATCGGGATACATGCCCGACGAGCCCGGCTACACGTTGCTGGCCGGCGTCGGGATCGGGCCCGGCACCGTCGCACATCCCAGTCATGGCCGCAGCGTCGAGGACGAGCACGCCCGCGGTGTGGTGCAGGAGTTGGAGCTCGAGCATCCGAGCTGGAAATCCGACCAAAGCCCGGCTCGCGGGAAGGCCAAAAGGATGCCCATCTTCTCACCTGCGCTGCTGCAGGAGGTGTTCCTCAATCCCGGGCTCATCCTGCTCGTCGGCGGCATCGCCATCGGGTTCATCAGTGCGATGCAAGGCCAGAACGTGGTTCACGACCAGAACGAGCTCTTTATCGCGGCGTTTCACGGTGCGCTTTGCCTGTTTTTGCTGGAGATGGGCATGACGGCAGCCCGCAAGCTCAAGGACCTACGCGCGGCCGGGCCCGGATTCATCCTTTTTGGCCTGCTGGCTCCCAACTTGTTTGCGTTCCTGGGGATCCTGGCCGCCTACGGCTACGCCAACCTCGTGCCCGACACCCACTTCCAGCCGGGTACCTATGTGCTATTCGCCGTGCTCTGCAGCTCGGCGTCCTACATCACGGTGCCGGCGGTGCAGCGCCTGGCCATCCCCGAGGCGAGCCCGACCCTGCCGCTGGCCGCTGCGTTGGGCTTGACGTTCTCCTACAGCGTCACAATCGGAATCCCGCTTTATGTCGAGATGAATCGCGTTGTCGCGCACTGGTTCCCGATGAGTTGA
- the hemW gene encoding radical SAM family heme chaperone HemW codes for MTLRQTPVDLPAMQANAGQPFGLYVHVPFCITRCGYCDFNTYTPAELGGVNPDAWLMALRAELEMAAARVAAPVLSTVFVGGGTPSLLGGERLATLLDAVREHFTLAPDAEITTEANPESTWPEFFAAIREAGYTRVSLGMQSVAPRVLGVLDRMHTPNRSAAAAREALAAGFEHVSLDLIYGTPGESDDDLLWSVDTAIETGVDHVSAYALVVEEGTALARRVRNGELAAPDDDVLAHRYELVDARLSDAGLAWYEVSNWCRPGGECRHNIGYWDGGQWWGAGPGAHGYVGTTRWWNVKHPNAYAEALAGGMLPVAGFEQLDAQALHTEDVLLKTRLRQGLAVGTLDAAERERAEAVVSDGLLVTEGDRLVLTSRGRLLADGVVRTLLG; via the coding sequence ATGACCCTTCGCCAGACACCGGTTGACCTGCCCGCCATGCAGGCGAACGCCGGGCAGCCGTTCGGGTTGTATGTGCACGTTCCGTTTTGCATAACCCGTTGCGGCTATTGCGATTTCAACACCTATACGCCGGCCGAGTTGGGCGGGGTCAACCCCGATGCCTGGTTGATGGCGTTGCGGGCGGAGCTGGAAATGGCGGCCGCGCGGGTGGCCGCACCCGTGCTGAGCACCGTGTTCGTCGGCGGCGGTACGCCGTCGTTGCTGGGCGGCGAGCGCCTGGCCACGCTGCTCGACGCGGTACGCGAGCACTTCACGCTGGCACCGGACGCCGAAATCACCACCGAGGCCAACCCGGAGTCGACGTGGCCGGAGTTCTTCGCGGCGATCCGCGAGGCCGGCTATACGCGGGTGTCGCTGGGCATGCAATCGGTGGCGCCGCGGGTGCTGGGGGTGCTCGACCGGATGCACACACCGAACCGGTCGGCCGCGGCCGCCCGGGAGGCATTGGCCGCGGGCTTCGAACACGTCAGTTTGGACCTGATCTACGGCACGCCGGGGGAGTCCGACGACGACCTGCTGTGGTCGGTCGACACGGCGATCGAGACGGGTGTCGACCATGTGTCGGCCTATGCCCTGGTGGTGGAGGAGGGCACCGCGCTGGCGCGGCGCGTCCGCAACGGTGAACTGGCCGCGCCCGATGACGACGTGCTGGCACACCGCTACGAACTGGTCGACGCGCGACTGTCCGACGCCGGGTTGGCGTGGTACGAAGTGTCCAACTGGTGCCGTCCGGGCGGCGAGTGCCGGCACAACATCGGCTACTGGGACGGCGGCCAGTGGTGGGGGGCGGGCCCGGGGGCGCACGGCTACGTCGGCACTACACGCTGGTGGAATGTGAAGCACCCCAACGCCTATGCAGAGGCCTTGGCCGGCGGCATGCTGCCGGTAGCGGGTTTCGAGCAGCTTGACGCGCAGGCACTGCACACCGAAGACGTGCTGCTGAAAACCCGTCTGCGCCAAGGGCTGGCGGTGGGGACGCTGGACGCCGCCGAACGCGAGCGCGCCGAAGCGGTGGTGTCCGATGGGCTGTTGGTGACCGAGGGCGACCGGCTGGTGCTCACCTCCCGCGGACGGCTGCTGGCCGACGGGGTGGTGCGCACGTTGCTGGGGTAG
- a CDS encoding Ms4527A family Cys-rich leader peptide yields the protein MARRHIDLKRVCSCCCLP from the coding sequence GTGGCGCGGCGGCATATCGACCTCAAGCGCGTCTGTAGCTGTTGCTGTCTGCCTTGA
- a CDS encoding nitrite/sulfite reductase, which produces MTTARPAKTRDEGQWALGSREPLNPNEEMKHAGAPLDVRERIENVYAKDGFDSIEKSDLRGRFRWWGLYTQREQGYDGSFTGDENADLLEAKYFMMRVRCDGGALSTAALRTIGQISSEFGRDTADISDRQNVQMHWIEVENVPEIWRRLDAVGLQTAEACGDCPRVILGSPLAGESLDEVLDPSWAIDEIVRRYIGKPDFADLPRKYKTAISGLQDVVHEINDIAFIGVNHPEHGPGLDLWVGGGLSTNPMLGQRVGAWVPLAEVPEVWAAVTSIFRDYGYRRLRSKARLKFLIKDWGIEKFREVLETEYLKRPLIDGPAPEPLAHPIDHVGVQRIKNGLNAVGLAPIAGRVSGTILSAVADLAEQAGSNRIRFTPYQKLVILDVADDKLDALIAGAEALGLQSRPSHWRRNLMACTGIEFCKLSFAETRGRAQGLVPELERRLEDINSQLDVPITVNINGCPNSCARIQVADIGFKGQMVDDGDGNSVEGFQVHLGGSLGLDSGFGRKLRQHKVTSDELGDYIERVVRNFVKHRDAGERFAQWAIRAEEGDLR; this is translated from the coding sequence ATGACGACAGCGCGTCCCGCGAAGACCCGCGACGAGGGCCAGTGGGCGCTCGGCAGTCGCGAGCCGCTGAATCCCAACGAGGAGATGAAGCACGCCGGCGCCCCCCTCGACGTGCGGGAACGCATCGAGAACGTGTACGCCAAAGACGGCTTCGACAGCATCGAAAAGAGTGACCTGCGCGGGCGCTTCCGCTGGTGGGGGCTCTACACCCAACGCGAGCAGGGCTACGACGGTTCGTTCACCGGCGACGAGAATGCCGACCTGCTTGAAGCCAAATACTTCATGATGCGAGTTCGCTGCGACGGCGGCGCACTGTCGACCGCCGCGCTGCGCACGATCGGTCAGATATCGTCCGAATTCGGCCGGGATACCGCCGACATTTCGGACCGCCAGAACGTGCAGATGCACTGGATCGAGGTGGAAAACGTCCCGGAGATCTGGCGCCGCCTGGATGCGGTCGGACTACAGACCGCCGAGGCGTGCGGGGACTGCCCGCGCGTGATCCTGGGCTCGCCGCTGGCCGGCGAGTCGCTCGACGAGGTGCTCGACCCGAGCTGGGCGATCGACGAGATCGTGCGCCGCTACATCGGCAAGCCCGACTTCGCCGACCTGCCCCGCAAGTACAAGACCGCGATTTCCGGCCTGCAGGACGTCGTCCACGAGATCAACGACATCGCGTTCATCGGCGTCAACCATCCCGAACACGGACCCGGCCTGGACCTGTGGGTCGGCGGCGGGCTGTCCACTAATCCGATGCTCGGTCAGCGGGTCGGCGCGTGGGTTCCGCTGGCAGAGGTGCCCGAGGTTTGGGCGGCGGTCACCTCGATATTCCGCGACTACGGCTATCGGCGGCTGCGGTCCAAGGCGCGGCTGAAGTTCCTGATCAAGGACTGGGGTATCGAAAAATTCCGTGAGGTTCTCGAAACCGAGTACCTCAAACGACCGTTGATCGACGGCCCGGCCCCCGAGCCGCTGGCGCATCCGATCGATCACGTTGGCGTGCAACGGATTAAGAACGGCCTCAACGCTGTCGGACTCGCCCCGATCGCCGGGCGAGTTTCCGGCACGATCCTTTCGGCGGTGGCCGACCTGGCCGAGCAAGCCGGCTCCAACCGGATCCGGTTCACCCCGTACCAGAAGCTGGTCATCCTCGACGTGGCCGACGACAAGCTCGACGCGCTGATCGCCGGTGCCGAAGCGCTGGGGCTGCAGTCACGCCCATCGCACTGGCGCCGGAACCTAATGGCCTGCACGGGTATCGAATTCTGCAAGTTGTCTTTCGCCGAAACCCGGGGCAGGGCACAGGGGTTGGTGCCCGAACTGGAACGCCGCCTGGAGGACATCAACTCCCAGCTCGATGTGCCGATCACGGTCAACATCAATGGCTGCCCCAACTCGTGCGCGCGAATTCAGGTGGCCGACATCGGTTTCAAGGGCCAGATGGTCGACGACGGCGACGGCAACTCGGTCGAGGGGTTCCAGGTGCACCTCGGCGGCAGCCTCGGCCTGGACAGCGGCTTTGGTCGAAAACTCCGCCAGCACAAGGTCACCAGCGACGAGCTGGGTGACTACATCGAGCGCGTGGTGCGCAACTTCGTCAAACACCGCGACGCCGGAGAACGGTTTGCGCAGTGGGCGATTCGCGCCGAGGAAGGTGACTTGCGGTGA
- a CDS encoding phosphoadenylyl-sulfate reductase, with protein sequence MSAENTKHSEDELRELAARGAAELDGADATELLRWTEENFGGVNGPRGWATCNYVVASNMQDAVLVDLAAKVRPGVPVLFLDTGYHFVETIGTRDAVESVYDVRVLNVTPEHTVTEQDNLLGKDLFARDPGECCRLRKVVPLGKALRGYSAWVTGLRRVEAPTRANAPLISFDEAFKLVKINPLAAWSDEDMQDYIEENDVLVNPLVYDGYPSIGCAPCTAKPAEGADPRSGRWQGLAKTECGLHAS encoded by the coding sequence GTGAGCGCTGAAAACACCAAGCACAGCGAGGACGAGCTGCGTGAGCTGGCGGCGCGCGGGGCGGCGGAGCTCGACGGCGCCGACGCGACCGAGTTGCTGCGCTGGACCGAAGAGAACTTCGGCGGTGTGAACGGCCCCCGCGGCTGGGCCACCTGCAACTACGTGGTGGCCTCCAACATGCAAGACGCGGTGCTGGTGGACCTGGCCGCCAAGGTGCGTCCCGGCGTACCCGTGCTGTTTTTGGACACCGGCTACCACTTCGTCGAAACCATCGGCACCCGCGACGCCGTCGAATCCGTCTACGACGTGCGGGTGCTCAACGTCACTCCCGAGCACACGGTGACCGAACAGGACAACCTGCTGGGCAAGGACCTGTTCGCCCGTGATCCCGGGGAATGCTGCCGGCTGCGCAAAGTGGTCCCGCTGGGCAAGGCGTTGCGTGGCTATTCCGCATGGGTGACCGGGCTGCGCCGGGTGGAGGCGCCAACCCGCGCCAACGCCCCGCTGATCAGCTTCGACGAAGCCTTCAAGCTGGTGAAGATCAACCCGCTGGCGGCGTGGTCGGACGAAGACATGCAGGACTACATCGAGGAAAACGATGTGCTGGTGAATCCGCTTGTCTACGACGGCTATCCGTCGATCGGCTGCGCTCCCTGCACGGCCAAACCCGCCGAGGGCGCCGACCCGCGCAGCGGACGCTGGCAGGGACTGGCCAAGACCGAATGCGGGTTGCACGCCTCGTGA
- a CDS encoding sirohydrochlorin chelatase translates to MALTTLVLTAHGSADPRSAANAGAVADLLTRLRPGLSVRPAFLGHSSPSLADALSGLCETDEAVVTPLLLADAYHARVDIPHQIAECAVPERVWKAPVLGEDERLVSVLRRRVAELGVSRLDETVGVLVVAIGSSNPAANARTARVAPKLLARTGWAGATVAFATRPERSLADGLGRLRRQGARRVVIAPWFLAPGLLPDRVRAFADGAEIEMAAPLGAHRLVAETVLDRFDQALRVRTERLAA, encoded by the coding sequence GTGGCGCTGACTACCTTGGTGCTGACCGCGCACGGAAGTGCGGACCCGCGGTCGGCCGCAAACGCGGGGGCGGTGGCCGACCTGCTGACGCGCCTGCGGCCCGGCCTAAGCGTGCGGCCGGCCTTCTTGGGCCATAGTTCGCCGAGCCTGGCCGACGCGCTGAGCGGGCTCTGCGAGACCGACGAGGCGGTGGTGACGCCGCTGCTGCTGGCCGACGCGTATCACGCCCGCGTCGACATCCCGCACCAGATCGCCGAATGCGCTGTCCCCGAACGAGTTTGGAAAGCACCGGTGCTCGGCGAGGACGAGCGCCTGGTCTCGGTGCTGCGACGTCGGGTGGCCGAACTGGGTGTTTCCCGACTCGACGAGACGGTGGGCGTGCTCGTGGTGGCGATCGGTTCGTCGAATCCGGCGGCCAACGCGCGCACAGCGCGGGTGGCGCCGAAGCTGTTGGCGCGCACCGGCTGGGCCGGCGCGACGGTCGCATTCGCCACCCGACCGGAACGATCGCTGGCCGACGGCCTCGGCAGATTGCGCCGCCAGGGCGCGCGACGCGTGGTCATCGCCCCGTGGTTCCTGGCGCCAGGGCTGTTGCCCGACCGGGTGCGCGCATTTGCCGACGGCGCCGAAATCGAGATGGCGGCGCCGTTGGGGGCGCACCGGCTGGTTGCCGAAACCGTGCTGGATCGCTTCGATCAGGCGCTGAGGGTTCGCACCGAGCGCCTGGCAGCCTGA
- a CDS encoding rhodanese-like domain-containing protein — MAKDVTQLVQAANAVVPRITAAQARELIARGDVLIVDVREASEVQQTGKVSGAVHVPRGLLEFVADPQSPSHNPRFETATPVIVYCAGGGRAALAGQALKELGYGEVYNLGGFADWADSGGAIDAAPA, encoded by the coding sequence ATGGCGAAAGATGTCACGCAGCTGGTGCAGGCCGCGAACGCCGTCGTGCCGCGCATCACGGCGGCGCAGGCGCGGGAACTCATCGCCCGGGGCGATGTGTTGATCGTCGACGTCCGGGAAGCGTCCGAGGTGCAGCAGACGGGCAAGGTCAGCGGCGCCGTGCACGTGCCGCGCGGATTGCTCGAGTTCGTGGCGGATCCGCAATCGCCTTCCCACAACCCGCGTTTCGAGACGGCCACGCCGGTCATCGTGTACTGCGCAGGGGGCGGGCGCGCGGCGCTGGCCGGGCAGGCGCTCAAGGAGCTGGGCTACGGCGAGGTGTACAACCTGGGCGGGTTCGCGGATTGGGCGGACAGCGGCGGGGCGATCGACGCCGCACCGGCCTGA
- a CDS encoding sulfate/molybdate ABC transporter ATP-binding protein — protein MSEIQTEPAIVVRDANKRYGDFVALDHVDFVVPAGSLTALLGPSGSGKSTLLRTIAGLDQPDSGTVTINGREVTGVSPQRRGIGFVFQHYAAFKHLTVRDNVAYGLKIRKRPRAEIKDKVDNLLEVVGLAGFQGRYPNQLSGGQRQRMALARALAVDPQVLLLDEPFGALDAKVREDLRAWLRRLHDEVHVTTVLVTHDQAEALDVADRIAVLNKGRIEQVGSPTEVYDAPANAFVMSFLGAVSVLNGALVRPHDIRVGRNPNMAIATADDTAAATGVLRATIDRIVMLGFEVRVELTSAATGGGFTAQITRGDAEALALKEGDTVYVRATRVPPIAGDSGADRSTLTTA, from the coding sequence ATGAGCGAAATCCAGACCGAGCCCGCGATCGTGGTGCGTGACGCAAACAAACGGTATGGCGATTTCGTCGCGCTCGATCACGTGGATTTCGTGGTGCCCGCCGGTTCGCTGACCGCGTTGCTGGGCCCGTCCGGGTCGGGCAAGTCGACGCTGCTGCGCACGATCGCCGGGCTGGATCAGCCCGACAGCGGGACGGTGACGATCAACGGCCGCGAGGTCACCGGGGTGTCGCCGCAGCGGCGCGGCATCGGGTTCGTGTTCCAGCACTACGCCGCGTTCAAGCACCTGACCGTGCGCGACAACGTGGCCTACGGGCTCAAGATCCGCAAGCGCCCGCGCGCCGAGATCAAGGACAAGGTCGACAATTTGCTCGAGGTGGTGGGCCTGGCCGGATTTCAAGGCCGCTACCCCAATCAGCTCTCCGGTGGCCAGCGCCAGCGCATGGCGCTGGCGCGCGCGCTGGCGGTGGACCCGCAGGTGTTGTTGCTCGACGAGCCGTTCGGCGCGCTGGACGCCAAGGTCCGCGAGGACCTGCGGGCCTGGTTGCGCCGCCTGCACGACGAGGTGCACGTCACCACGGTGCTGGTCACCCACGACCAGGCCGAGGCGCTCGACGTAGCCGATCGCATCGCGGTGCTCAACAAGGGCCGCATCGAACAGGTCGGCTCACCCACCGAGGTCTACGACGCTCCGGCCAACGCGTTTGTGATGTCGTTTCTGGGTGCCGTCTCGGTGCTCAACGGGGCCCTGGTGCGCCCGCATGACATCCGGGTGGGACGCAACCCCAACATGGCGATCGCCACCGCCGACGACACCGCGGCGGCGACCGGCGTCCTGCGCGCGACCATCGACCGCATCGTGATGCTCGGCTTCGAGGTGCGGGTGGAGTTGACCAGCGCGGCCACCGGGGGCGGGTTCACCGCCCAGATCACCCGCGGCGACGCCGAAGCGCTGGCGCTCAAGGAGGGCGACACGGTCTACGTGCGCGCCACCCGGGTGCCGCCGATTGCCGGTGACTCCGGTGCGGATCGAAGCACGCTGACCACGGCGTGA
- the cysW gene encoding sulfate ABC transporter permease subunit CysW, producing MISSARVRYLLRFVALAYIVVLLVIPVAVILWRTFQPGLGQFYDWVSTPAAISALNLSLLVVAIVVPLNVVFGIPTALVLARNRFRGKGALQAIIDLPFAVSPVIVGVALILLWGSAGALGFVEKDLGFKIIFGLPGIVLASVFVTLPFVVREVEPVLHELGTDQEEAAATLGSSWWQTFWRITLPSIRWGLTYGIVLTVARTLGEYGAVIIVSSNLPGNSQTLTLLVSDRYNRGAEYGAYALSTLLMGVAVVVLIVQVVLDARRARATRPA from the coding sequence GTGATCTCCTCGGCGCGGGTACGCTACCTTCTCCGATTTGTCGCCCTGGCGTATATCGTTGTGCTGCTGGTCATTCCGGTGGCGGTGATCCTGTGGCGGACCTTCCAGCCCGGCTTGGGCCAGTTCTACGACTGGGTGAGCACCCCGGCGGCGATCTCGGCCCTGAACCTGTCGCTGTTGGTGGTGGCGATCGTGGTGCCGCTGAACGTGGTCTTCGGCATCCCGACGGCATTGGTCCTCGCGCGCAACCGGTTTCGCGGCAAAGGGGCGTTGCAGGCGATCATCGACCTGCCATTCGCGGTGTCACCCGTCATCGTCGGGGTCGCCCTGATCCTGCTGTGGGGATCGGCCGGCGCGCTGGGCTTCGTCGAAAAAGACCTCGGTTTCAAGATTATCTTTGGGCTGCCCGGCATCGTGTTGGCCAGCGTGTTCGTCACCCTGCCGTTCGTGGTGCGCGAGGTAGAGCCGGTGTTGCACGAGTTGGGTACCGATCAGGAGGAGGCCGCCGCGACGCTGGGTTCTAGCTGGTGGCAGACGTTTTGGCGAATCACGCTGCCCTCCATCCGGTGGGGTCTGACTTACGGCATCGTGCTGACCGTCGCGCGTACCCTCGGCGAGTACGGTGCGGTCATCATTGTGTCGTCGAACCTGCCGGGGAACTCGCAGACGCTGACGCTGCTGGTCTCCGACCGCTACAACCGCGGGGCCGAGTACGGCGCCTACGCGCTGTCGACGTTGCTGATGGGTGTCGCCGTAGTGGTGTTGATCGTCCAGGTGGTGCTCGATGCCCGCCGGGCGCGCGCGACCAGGCCGGCCTGA
- a CDS encoding sulfate ABC transporter substrate-binding protein, with protein sequence MLNDVASASRRRHVRYPGVLAAIVGLVAACQGGASDVVGGTGLTDAHLSITLVAYSVPEPGWSKVIPAFNASEEGKGVQVVTSYGASGDQSRGVADGKPADVVNFSVEPDITRLVKAGKISKDWNTDATKGIPFGSVVTFVVRKGNPKGIKDWDDLLRPGVEVVTPSPLSSGSAKWNLLAPYAVKSEGGRNSQAGIDFVRKLVREHVKVRPGSGREATDVFVQGTGDVLISYENEAIVTERAGKPVEHINPPQTFKIDNPVAVVTSSPHLAAATTFKNFQYTAAAQKVWAQAGFRPVDPAVAADFRDQFPVPAKLWTIADLGGWSAVDPQLFDKNAGSITKIYTQATG encoded by the coding sequence ATGCTCAACGACGTCGCGAGCGCCTCGCGCCGGCGGCATGTCCGATATCCCGGGGTGCTCGCCGCGATCGTCGGCCTCGTGGCGGCGTGTCAAGGTGGTGCCAGCGACGTCGTCGGTGGGACGGGGTTGACCGACGCGCACCTGAGCATCACGCTGGTCGCGTATTCGGTCCCGGAGCCCGGCTGGAGCAAGGTCATTCCGGCGTTCAATGCCTCCGAGGAGGGCAAGGGCGTTCAGGTGGTCACCTCCTACGGCGCCTCCGGCGATCAGTCCCGCGGTGTCGCCGACGGTAAGCCGGCCGACGTGGTCAACTTCTCGGTCGAGCCAGACATCACCCGGTTGGTCAAGGCCGGCAAGATCTCCAAGGACTGGAATACCGACGCCACCAAGGGCATCCCGTTCGGCTCGGTGGTGACGTTCGTGGTCCGCAAGGGTAATCCGAAGGGCATCAAAGATTGGGATGATCTATTGCGGCCGGGAGTGGAAGTCGTCACGCCCAGTCCGCTGAGTTCGGGCTCGGCCAAGTGGAATCTGCTTGCCCCGTACGCCGTCAAGAGCGAGGGCGGCCGAAACAGCCAGGCCGGCATTGACTTCGTCCGCAAGTTGGTGCGTGAGCACGTCAAGGTGCGCCCCGGATCGGGGCGGGAGGCCACCGATGTCTTCGTCCAGGGCACCGGTGACGTGTTGATCAGCTACGAGAACGAGGCCATTGTGACCGAGCGGGCCGGCAAACCGGTCGAGCACATCAATCCGCCCCAAACCTTCAAGATCGACAATCCGGTCGCGGTGGTGACCAGCAGCCCACATCTGGCTGCCGCCACGACCTTCAAAAATTTCCAGTACACCGCCGCGGCGCAAAAGGTGTGGGCACAGGCGGGTTTCCGGCCGGTCGATCCCGCGGTCGCCGCCGACTTCCGCGACCAGTTCCCGGTGCCGGCGAAGCTGTGGACGATCGCCGATCTCGGCGGCTGGAGCGCGGTCGATCCGCAGCTGTTCGACAAGAACGCCGGCAGCATCACCAAGATCTATACGCAGGCCACCGGATGA